DNA sequence from the Candidatus Neomarinimicrobiota bacterium genome:
AGGTTGTTCCGTCTTTCTTTATGCCGACGACTTCCCTTCCTATTCCTATGATCTTTTTATCTCCTGTATTGTTATAATTGGAAAGATAGCCGTCGTGCTCTTTATGGTAAGGGTCGGGCATCAAAATCTTGACATTTTTGCCCATTAGCTCTTTAGATGAATAACCGAATATCCGCTCGGCGGCGGGATTTACAGACTCTATTCGGCCTGCACTGTCGATAGTGATGATCCCGTCAACTATATCACTTAAAATTGTCTTGAGGAGATCTCCGCTCTTATCGTAGTCCAATAATTCCAATCCTTTCTCTCTTTTTTATGAGTGCATAAGTTGATTTGTTTTGTTAAATCATACTTCCCGGCTAAAAACATAAAATTAGTGTCGGCATTTCGAGCATCAGGCAGAGAAATCATATACTCCTCTCCCTCTTAACATATGTTTCCTCTAAAATATGACTCCCCCATACTCTTGAAATCGCAAATTTAATGCCAATTGTTGAATCCGATTTGAACAGCGGCAGAAAGACAGTTGTGATACTACCCCTCAAGCGTTTCCCCGAAGCACTGAATAACGATTGAATATTCAACTTCCGCTATTATTAATCGAGTGTTGAAATTGATTGAACGCTTGATCGTTCTAAAATAAGTGCCATTGCTGCATTACCCATCCCTTGAAACAACTGTCGTCGTTTCCCCCGAGTCTTAGATGCTAAACTTATAATTTCTCTAACTGAATTCCTAGCTGAAAAGTCATATACTCATGAACATGATGAGACTGATCACGCCATTTCGAATTTAAGATTTACTTTCGGAGCTCTGTCTCTGTATTTTATCATAATGAGAATTAAAAACGTATTTTCGACTCCCGTTATTTTAGGATTAGCTTCCTTCGCATTGTTTAGCTCGTTCCTGCCGCATAGTTATATATTAGACGGATTTGAATATGCAAATGCAGTCGAGAATAACGATCCTAATTTACTCAGCTATTATCATCCCCATCACCTGTTTTACCGTCCCCTTTTAAGCGGTATATACGAAATAGCCTCTCTGTTCGGGTATTCCGGCGGTTCAATTATCATTATACAAACGGTTAGTTCGCTTGCAGGGGCATTAGTCGTAGCAGCTTTTTTTTCAATCGCTCTTAGTTATCTCGGTTCTTATAAATTGGCTTTGACCGCTTCGTTGTTTTTAACGGGCAGCTTCGGATTCTGGCATCTAAGCACTCAGACCGACCCGTATGTAATATCAATGGCTCTGCTTGCCTGGAGCCTATATTTTCTTGTAATCTATCTCAATAAACCGGATAAAACGGTTTCGTTCATTATCGGAGTTCTATTCTATTTTGCCCTGATGATATCACAAAGTAACGTCATATTCGCTTTGATTTTCATCTACACCAGTATGATAAATCGAAGAGATTATCGTCTCCTCTCTTATTCAATTGTTTTACCCGGTCTTCTTAGTATAGTCACCTACTTTATAGTCGGAACGTTCTTTAAAAAATTGGATTCTTTTAAGGAATTGATTTTATGGATGACAACCTTCGCTCATTCAGGGTATAACTGGACGCTCGGGATAAAAGCGAGCGTTATCGGTTTATTCGAATCGATCGGGATCGCGCTCGCCGGCGGGCAATCCTTGCTCGAGTACAAGCTCGGAGCACACGGAATTTTCAATACTATCGGAATCGCGGCAAATCTTTTGAGTCTTTTGTTTGCACTTGCGGCTGTTCTATGGCTTGGAGTATCGCTTAGAAAACTATTTTTTAAACCGGATAGAACCACCCGGGTTCTTTTACTGATGCTGATCATTTATCCGGCATTTTTCACATGGTGGGCGACCGGTCAGTATAAATTGTGGGTGATACTCCTTATTCCCTTCTGGCTTTTGATTTTTAAGAGTATGGCGACGACCGTGATTCCGGCTAATCCCCGTAGGTCAGGTCTATATCTGATCATCACCGTTTGTATCTGGAACAGCTCCAACTTTATAGGAAATACATTACCGAAGAGTTTACATAAACCGGTAGTTTATTCACAGGTAATTGAGATAGACTCATTTCTTCGGGAATCGGACAGAATCATTTTCGATGATTTCATAAAAACAGGCGAACATCCTGAGCTGCTCTGTGAAACATTTTTACCGCAATATATTCCATACTATCTCGGTAGCAAAACCATCCCGACTTCAACACTTCTAAATAGCCCGGAAAGGTTTTACTCTCAAATTGAATCATCCATGAATAATGGCAGCAACGTTTACTCATACAGCAGCCCGGAGGAATTGAGAAATAGCTATTCAGCGAGAGAAAAATGCTTCGGGAAGATCGAATTTGAATTATTGAAAAGATACGAATTTATTCCCATAACCGGTTATAAAGAAGCTACAGATATCGTCCATCATGAGAGGACACTCTCCGACGCTGAAATGCATGATAAAATCTTATGGAAACTAAAAGCCCGGGCTCATCTGAACGGAGAAAACTGATTTTTATCGAATCTTATAAGGCAATAACTTATGGAAGATGATTCATCCTCAAATATCATATCCGATTTTTAAAGCGAAATTTTAAAAAAACCTTTTGAATTAGGGCATTTGCGCTTATATTTATAGAGAACTTCTAATGAAGAGGGGAAGTGCCCCGCCAGCACATTCTCTTAGTGGATATTAAGACTCAACTGACGGAGCATTGTAGCTGTTGTTGAAGTTTTTATTTTAAATGCTTTAATTAATCCCTCTTTTCATAAATAACTCTTTATAATTTATATGTGCAATTTATGTGCCATCCGAAAATATTTTAGCCTAAGTCCTTAATGTTAATCGGTTTACACTTTTTCGGCTTTCGGAATGATATTGCATTATCGGCAACTATTTGCCACCCTATCTCTCAAATTGATATTTAGGTTCTGAAACTCTTTACTTATTGCCTGTCTTTATACATATAACCCGAATGATGGGAGTATATGTATAAATTTCGGTCGTACGTCAACTAAAACTAATGATTTCCGACACCTGCCGTTAAGTAAGCTTCGACTAAAGTATAACCAAGATAGTCCGATAATATTTATCAAGGACGCAAAAAGCGCATTATTATAGATTGAACTTAAGCAGTCGGGGCGTGATTAAAAATAGCCTATCACGAGGTATCACGCCCTTTTTTGTTACTTAAATTCATTGAACATAAGCGGCTTTTTATATACCTTCTCAATTCAGGACTACAAATGGATGTACGACTTATAAACACCGAGATACCGGAAGTAAAACTAATTGAAACAGCTCGTTTTACGGACGAACGTGGATTTTTCATGGAATCTTTCCACAAACAGGCTTTTGATGAATTAGGCATCCCTTCCATCTACGTTCAGGATAATTATTCACGGTCTAAAAAAGGTGTTTTGCGCGGTATTCATTACCAGGACATGTCAGCACCTATGGGAAAACTCGTACGCTGTACCGTTGGAGAAATAGTTGACGTTGCGGTGGACCTGAGGGCCGGCTCACCAACGTTCGGGAAGTATGTAAAGGAGGTTCTATCCGACGCGAATAACCGGCTGCTCTACATTCCGGAAGGGTTTGGACATGCTTTTTTGTCGCTTTCGGACAGAACGGACGTTATGTATAAATGCACGGGATTTTATTCACCTTCCTCGGAGGGAACAGTGGTCTGGAACGATCCTCAATTGGGGATCGACTGGGGATTAGAAGACCCGATAGTCTCCGATAAAGACGGAAAGGGCAAATCTCTCGAACAATATTTGGCAGAACCCGCCTATGTTTATAAAAGTTCATAATGATATTACATCGTTTATGACTTCGGGTATTATAAAAATAAATTTTTCCCATTCACTCTTTTCCTTTTTCAATCAATCTCTGTTAGTTAAATTACCTACACTACAAAAATCGTTATAGCGTATAAATATGGACTCAAAAGAATTAGCGACAATCGCACTTAATGCAAGGGCTCACGCCCGTGCGCCTTACTCCAATTTCAAGGTTGGGGCAGCTCTTTTGACAAAATCGGGGAAAGTATACACAGGCTCTAATGTTGAATCGTCTTCTTACGGTTTGACCATATGCGCCGAGAGAGTTGCGCTTGTAAAAGCGCTGAGTGAGGGAGACGACCAGTTCGATTCGATAGCGGTCGTTTCTGAGACAGGCGCCTCCCCTTGCGGCGCATGCCGACAATTGCTTTGGGATTACACGAAAGATATACCTGTCTATCTGTCCGATGGGATCGGGGAAATCACTAAATACAATCTCTCCGATCTACTGGCTCATCCGTTTGACGACTCACAGCTTCCTTCAACCGATGGCTGATAAAGGAAAAGAAAAACCCCTGCTCATTGGGATCGCAGGCGGTACCGGCTCGGGGAAAACGCTGGTATCGAACCGGATTTATGAAGAATTAGGTTCGAATCAGGTAGCTATCATAGAACAGGATTCGTACTATCGTGATCATTCAGATATTCCGATTGACGACAGAAACAATCGCAATTTCGATCATCCGAATGCTTTCGATTTTGAACTGATGCGGCATCAGGTAGAGATACTAATGGAAGGGAGAGCTGTAAAGGTTCCTGTCTATGACTATAAAACTCACACTCGTAAAAAACAAAAGCGCACTGTAAAAGATCACGTTGTCATCATCCTCGAAGGGATTCTCACACTTTTCGATCCGGGCATCAGGGCTATGATGGACATTAAAGTCTATATCGACACCCCCTCCGATACAAGGTTTATCAGAAGGCTGAACCGCGATACGAATGAGAGAGGACGCGATATCGATTCTGTCGTGAAACAGTACCAGGAAAGTGTCAGACCTATGCACGAACAATTCGTGGAACCGACAAAGGCGTATGCCGATATTATCATACCCGGCGGAGGTTATAATAACGTAGCAGTGGACCTCCTAAAAACAAAAGTGTCCGCTCTATTAACCGAGCGAATGAATTCAGTGAAAAAATCAGGGAAATAAAATGCACACACCTCAATCAGGCAGAGGAACCATCGAAGCTATATGCGGCGGAATGTTCAGCGGTAAAACGGAAGAACTGATTCGAAGAATCCGGCGCGCCCAGATCGCCAAGCTCAAAGTGGCAATTTTTAAGCCGGAAATTGATGACAGATTCAGCCCAGACCATTTAGTCTCTCACAGCCAATGGAAGATCCCGTCGATAGCAGTCAAGGAACCATCCGAAATAATAGAAAAAGGGATGGAAGCGGATGTGCTCGGAATTGATGAAGTACAATTTTTCGACCGCGGGATCGTAAAGGTCATAGACGAACTCGCAAACTCCGGTAAAAGAGTGATAGTAGCCGGACTCGATCAGGATTTCAGGGGGGTACCGTACGAACCTATGCCCCAGATTATGGCGATAGCGGAATACGTTGATAAGATACTCGCGGTTTGCATGGTTTGCGGTCAGCCTGCAAACAAGACGCAGAGGTTGACATCGCAAACCGAGAAAGTGGTCATTGGAGCAAACGAAGCCTATGAAGCGCGATGTCGTGAATGTTATGAACCTCCGCCGGAAGTCTCTTAGTAAATAATAAATAACAATAGGTGAAGCAATGAGATTTGTCAGTCTATTCGGATTATTGGTGTTTATCGGCATCGCATTCCTTATGTCGAATAATAAAAGCAAAATTCGCCCGAGGATAATACTATGGGGCTTAGGACTTCAATTATTGTTTGCTTCGATCATTCTCGGAAATCCGATATCGATATGGAATGTGACACTTTCTGTTTCATTTTCCGGAATGTATTTGTTCCTCTCTTTGATACTAATGTACGCATTCAAGGACGAGATAAATCAAAAATCTGATAGGAACGCTCAGCTAATACACACTGCCCTGATTTTATTGGGTTCAGGTTTATATGCATTTTTGTTATACAAATTTGCACGATTCGGTATGACAACAATCGTATTGGGAATTTCATTTATAGCCATTTTTATACTCCGATTTATTAAAAAAACAGAATATCAAAAATATTTAGTTTCTTCATTTTTAATTTCAAGTTGGGTGTTTCTGCTTACCAATAATTTAGATGGTAAAACAGTTTTTAAGATGTTATCAGCAAAAGTAAATACATTTTTAAAACTTGCGGATCTCGGCTCGGCTTTCCTGTTCGGTAACCTCATTGATCCGAAATATTATGATACATTCGGTTTCCAGTTCGCCTTTGCAGTACTTCCCACCATAATATTTTTTGCGGCATTTCTTTCAATACTCTATCATCTCGGGGTAATGCAGGTGATAGTTGGAGGGATGGCTAAATTCATGCGTTGGACGATGGGAACCAGCGGGGCTGAGACTCTCTCATGCAGTGCAAACGTCTTCGTAGGACAAACGGAGTCCCCCCTTCTCATCAAACCCTTTTTGAACGGGATGACGGTCTCGGAGCTCGCTACCGTTATGATCGGTGGATTCGCAACTATCGCAGGAGGTGTTTTGGCCGGATACATCCGTATGGGCATAGACCCCGGACACCTGATCGCGGCGAGCGTGATGTCGGCGCCCGCGGCGCTGGTAATCGGAAAGATCATTTATCCGGAGACTGAACATTCTGAAACTGCCGGCGATGTCGAAATACCCCGGACTAAAACCTCCGTCAACCTGCTCGATGCCGCAACTGCCGGTGTAACGGACGGATTGAAGTTAGCCGTAAATGTCGGCGCCATGCTTCTCGCGTTTATAGCCTTGATCGGACTGGTAGATTTAATACTAAATTTTATGGACGGCTTGATCGACGGAAGGTTACTCGGCGGCACTTATCAAACTTATACTGGAAGCGGAGGATTTTCTCCCGTTAACGGCGAATATCTCGGTCTGTTTCCGGGCTCGCTGAAGACGCTTTTCGGTACTCTTCTTCGTCCCCTCGCATGGACCATGGGTGTCGCCTGGAACGAAGCGGATAAGGTAGGAAATCTTCTTGGAGTTAAAATTGCCCTCAATGAATTTGTCGCCTACGCTCAGCTGGGAAGCCATGTCAGTGTCGGCGATCTTTCCGAACGTTCATTGATCATATCCACCTACGCTCTTTGCGGATTTGCCAATTTCTCCTCTATTGGAATCCAAATCGGCGGTATATCCGCGATCGCGCCCGGAAGGCGCTCGGACCTTGCGAAAATAGGTCTCAAAGCTATGTTCGGAGGAGCGTTAGCATCATGGATGACAGCGACTATTGCAGGCGTTCTAATTTAATAATTTAGGCTTTGTCAATGAGAATGGTGTTATTGGGCCCTCCCGGCTCAGGTAAGGGAACACAGGCGCAGCTATTAGTCGAAAAATTCGGAGTACCTCAAATTTCGACCGGTGATATTCTGAGAGACAACATAGCTAAGAAAAACGAGCTGGGAATTTTTGCCGACCGACTCCTGAAAAAGGGGGAGCTTGTACCGGATGACCTGATACTTAGTATGATCGAGACCATTCTCGACGGAGATAATGCCCGCTCCGGTTTTATATTTGACGGCTTCCCGCGTACGATCCCGCAGGCTGAGGGTCTTGACGATCTTCTTGAACAAAGGGATATTGGGATCGATTACGTCATCAGCTTTGAAATCCTTGAAGATGAGGTCGTCAACAGACTCTCCGCACGTTGGTCCTGCCCGAACTGCGGTAGTCTATTTAACACTCTTTCTCACCCGCCTTCAGAAACCGGAATTTGTGATAATTGCGGCAGCGAACTCCAGCAGAGGGACGATGACCGTCCGGATACGATTCGACACCGTTTATCGGTTTACTCTCGTCAGACTGAACCGCTCGTAGAATACTATAAGAAGAAGGGGAATCTGACAATCATATCCGCCGGGGGCGGACCCCAAACTGTATTTGACAGAATTATCGAGACAATTTCAAAAGACGATCTATAACCCATGACCATTATCGGCGTAACGGGGGGGATGGGGAGCGGAAAGACATTGGTCAGCTCCATGCTGGGTAAATTAGGGGCAAAGGTCATAGAGGCGGACAAGGTTGCGAAAGGGCTTTATGCCGCCGAACCGGATCTCAAAAGAGATATTATCGAGGCTTTCGGTATGGGAATTCTGGATGAATCCGGTGAAGTATCCTTCAAGCGGCTGGCTGCCGAAGCGTTCAAAGATAAATCGACAACCGCAACTCTCAATAAGATAACTCACCCTTATATAAGAGAGGCGATAAGGCAATTGATAATCGACCACTCAATGACCGAAAATATTATTGCCGTCGATGCGGCGCTTCTGTTTGAAGGGGAATTGCTGTATACGGTGGATTATATTATTGCGGTGACCGCGCCCGAGGATGGACGTATAGACAGGATCGTTAAATCCGGTAGATTTACCGAAGACGAAGTCCGACGTCGAATGAAGTATCAACTCCCGGATGAGGAGAAAGCTGCCCTGTCAGATTTCGTAATCGCAAATACGGGAACGATTGAAGAACTCGAACGAAAAGTTAAAGACGTTTTTAATCAGATAAAGAATCCACCTGACTTTTAATTACCGTTGTGACCTGTCCTCCCCCAAACCTTACCGAGGCTGATTCCTGCTTCAACTAACGGCGTGGTAGAAAATAGCTTTGTCGAGTTGATATATAACATGCGCCATTCAAACCGGGCGTATAATCCTGTCCGCGACCCATTGGTCTTGGCAATTCCCGTCTCGATCCTCCTCCAATTCCATTTACCCTGCGGCTCAATTGCAAAGCCGATCCTAAGTTCATTTAATCTTTTCAAATTATTCGATGAGGAGACGGAGGCTCCGAATCTAAAGTTGACCGTCAATCTTGATACCCATCCAACTCGGACCGGAACGGGAGGAAAATCCACACCGGTTGAAGCGTAGAAATTCAACCCTGAATCTACCCCGTTACCGGTTCTCCCACCTAACTCCGCTCTTCCTCTGTAAGTCGGGCGGGGAGGAAATCTGCCGTCTTCCATCATCAGCATTGCCATTCTCATCAGACTGGATGCTCTTTTCCTTTCATTCGTATTCAGCTCGGCGGCTGACGGCAGCGGTTTGACCTCGTCCGTTATTGCAGGTTTTCCGGTTTTTAAAGAATTTCCGCTGATGCTCTCCATCGCTGCAAGCACTTCTTCAGATATAATTGCATAGCCTTTGTAGGATGGATGATGAAGGTCCGGACTGATATATGAAGAATTTTGTGAAGTGAATCCCGGCTCGGATTCGAGCCGTTTCATCAAGCCGTAAATATCCACCACACTTGCCCCCATCTCTTCCGCTACACTGTTTATTACCGCGTTATATGCTGCCGCTCTATCCTTTACACTCTGCAGCATTTCAGGACTGAAGACCTCTTTGGATTCAAAGCGGTTATTTCTGAAAGGGGTCAGAAACGCTGAAGTTTTGCTTCCCTCGGGATACGGCACTTCCGATCCGTTCACTGAGCCGGCGGGGAGATCTGTGAATACCGGCAGTTGTGTAACGTCAGGTAATGTCAGAAAGAGCAGATGACTCGCCTCAACCTCGTCCTTGAGAAGTCGTCCGAGTCGCGCTGCGAGAACAGCGTAATCTCTTTTAAATTCTTCTTGAGAAGGCGGTGTAGCATCTCCAAGCATTCCGAACGAAGAGAGCAAGTCGTTGGCGCCTATCCACAAAATTATCCACTCATATTCTTCTCCGGAATTCTCAGCCGCCCGGATCAAACTCTCGTTCTGCCTGAGCAGCACTCTTCCAAAAATCCAGGATGCAGATTTTTTACCATGATTTTCAGACGACTGGTTTAATACTTCTTTCAGAGTCTGGCCGGGAACAGCGATAATATTTCTATCCTTTTTACGCCTGCCTTTGGTAAATGCGCTTGGGAGCAAATTGATGATATTCCTCAACCCCAAAAACCCGAAGCCATTCTTGGTTAGTGTCAGATTATCCAGTGGATAAGGGTGATCGAATCCGGGTAAGTCCGGCTCGATACCGGTTTTCGATAGTAATTGTGCCGCCCAGCCTTGTTTCGCAGATTCATCGTCGAGATATAGAAAATACATCCCGGCAGTGAGACTGTCACCGAAGAGCAGCACACGGGCTTTCTCATTTAGATGCTCTGCTCCCGTTATTTGTGTGTTGAATAGAAGCAGCTGACTTAGAAATATAAACTTAAACTTTTTTTTCATAACCTTATCAGAATCGGCATCCCGGGTTGCTGTTTCACAAACTATGGCAAAAAAACGATTTAAGTGAAATTCATGGAAAGCAACCGACTGACTTTTCAGTCTGTTTTGACAAAACTTACATATAAGTTACCGGATATAAAAACTAAAATTGATAACGGATTCATTACGGGCATTGTCGACAGCAGAGATTTGGAGTCTATGCTTACCCTTCGATAGGTTTCTGTCACTCACGTACGTCGCTGTATTGGAAGCCGGATGCCATTCGAATATCAATTTTTTGCCGTCCAATTTGAACTGTATCGAGCGTTCATCTTCGATTCCTGAAAGGTCATCGGTGATTTCTGCTGATATCCTCAGATTCTCTTTCGAAACGACTGAGCGATCCAAAGGTGTTACTTTCGAAATCTTTGGCGGGATCATATCGCTTAATACCGCAAAGCTTTCTAAACTTAAGACATCCGTTGACAGAACAGTCATGGAAGTGTCGTGATCACTCTTCAAAAACACCCAACCCTCTTTCATATCGTGATAATACATCCCTAATTTCTCCCTATCTATCGTCGTGTGGGGATATCGGAGCAGAACTTTTATTATCTCTTTCATAGGTTGGTAGTTGGGAGATATTTTGTATACGGGCGTCACAAGGTTTTTGTTGATATTTCCAAAATCATTATTATCCTCTATAATTACATCTCCATAATAATCACCGTACAGGGAATTCTCATCGAATTGTACCATGAAATTTCCGTCCCCGGATACGAGAGTCCCTCCTGTTCTATGCGATATCTGGTTAAGAGAGAGCACATCTTCGTATAGCACGTCTCCGGAACTTCCATCAATAACACTCAAAATTGTAAGGGTTGTTAAAATGTCAAGCGGGACGGAAGCCTCATATCTGAACGCTTCAGTTTGTCTCAGCGGTATATTCAAGGGCTTATTCTGCCCATTCTTTAACCGCAACACAGGCGCCTCAGAAAGGAGTTCCGAATGAGTATAGATTATAGCCATATGCTTGTCATAGATTTCAAACTTGATCGTATCATTTTCAACTTTTGATTTTTCTTCTCGCAAACTCACGAAGACCGGTAGTAAAGAAGCTCCGATAATGTCATGCCCATCAATCCTTAGATGCCCGTACAGCTGAGAGTTTATTGTTAATGATGTCGTTATGCTTGTTTTATTTTTTCCGATAGTTTTTGAGCTGAGCTTCACATATCCCTTGCCGGGTAAATATCCCGATATTTTTACCCTGCTTAACGGCACTCCTCTTTTACTGAACTTAAATTTATATTGCCCCTGAGCGAATTCGGTCAGTGAAACATTGACAGAATGAGAAGTGTTGTACACGAAGGCGCCGCGGACTATTGATTTGTTTCCATAATAATCTGAAACCTCTATTTCGTACGAGTGAAGACCGGGCATAACAGAACTGTCAAGCGCTCCGTCGGATCTGTTACTATAGAACGGCATTGTGTTATATGGCTTAACGTATAGCGAATGAAAGAGGCCTTTGCCCTTCCTCCAGAGCCTGTATTCTCTGTCGACTTCAATCTGCCTCGTATTATCAAAGGAAAACGTCTCGTAGTTCGCCCGGAAATATTCCACACCGTCGATCTTTAGGCGAAACGAATTTATCCCGTATTTGTTGGGGATGTCGTTTGCCATGTCGTATGCAGAGAGGGCAATGCCGATCTTACCGTATATTTGAACGGTATCTTTTATCTGGTAAACGTATTTCCCTACCCTGTGCAATTTATATGTTTTGTCAGTGAACCCTCCGTCGATTTCGGATCCGTTCTCCAATGGGATAAATGCAAGCCTGACGGGAGTCGGATGAACCGCGTCCTTTATCTTGAAACCGAAAGCCAACGGGTTCATAGGATTGTTCCGGGAGTCCCTTATTTCGAAGTGAAGGTGCGGATATTTAGTACCCGTTTTACCGCTTAAGGCTATTGTCTCTCCTCTTTTCACAGGATATTGTGACGAATTAAATTGAATGTCTACCCTGTACTCTCCGGAACTGTTCTGGTTTTTTTTAATGACTTTCTCAATATCCTCGGTGAAACTCCTCAGATGCGCATAAACGGCGGTGTTACCGTCTGAGAGCTTCTGGTAAATCACCTTTCCATAGCCGTACGGGGATACCCGTACCCTGGATATATACCCGTCACTGACCGCAAATATTTTATATCCTTCCCTGTTCCATGTTTTTATGTCTATCCCCGAATGAAAATGCCCCGGGCGAAATTCACTGAACGTCGATGTAATCGCTTTGCTTGCATTTGTGGGCCAGTAGTATTTTTGTGCTGAGAGAAATTCTCCCGCCGCGGAGAAGTATAGGAATAAAGCCGATATGATTTTCAATCTCATTTGAACGGTAAATGTAAACTCCCCCGGTTCTCTCTTCAAAACCTTTTTTTACTATATAATATTAGTCATTCTGAGGGAGTGGAACGACCGAAGAATCCCAGATTCCTTCTAAGTAACCTGTCTGAGATTCTTCGCTATGCTCAGAATGACATCATCGTTTTATTTGTTCTTACAGACGTCAGCCCGGTTTGCCTTTTGTCCACGATATTATAACGCAGGCACCCTTCGACTTCGCTCAGGGTGACTGCGCCACACTGATCCAGTAATTTGCGTGAAACTCCGTAGGGGACGCAGATCTGCGTCCCCTACAATTATCCAAATAGTAAGTAAATTGATCGTGGCGGTCAGGGTCACCGCCGTTGGCGGGACTTACACGTGACCTAACTCGCACGCAATTCTTCGATGGAATTTGTAGGGACAACTCAGAAGTTGTACTTAGGGCAATTCGTGAATTGCCCCTACAATTTAGATTAACGATGGGTTCCTCAGAGGGATTCCTTCATGACCTTCGGGAAAAACGGTTTACCTGTTACGAACACATCTTCTTAACCCCCGACTTGAGTCGGGGGTTAGATCGGATAAAGATTTCTCATGGAACCCTTTTAAGGGTTTCCGACCCGCCTGGCACCCGCCAGACCGATGTCGGGCTGGTTAGTCGAACAGGTCGGAATCCCGTTCCGGCAGTCGGCTGATCTGTTAACTGACGGACTGACTGATACCTGAAATTGCCGATGGATATGAAAAACCCCGGCGCTTATGCCGGGGCTCGAAATTGTTATTTACCACTAATCGTTATATAATTTTTTCCGGTTCTATTACAATCTCCTTCGTCTTATACAAAATTTCCCTCAACCCTTTTAGACTATTCCTGAGATTAATATCAATTTCGTTACGAAGACCTTGCATCATAATATTCATGTCAAAATCGTGATCGAAGAAATCGAAATGAAAAGTCTTT
Encoded proteins:
- the rfbC gene encoding dTDP-4-dehydrorhamnose 3,5-epimerase, which translates into the protein MDVRLINTEIPEVKLIETARFTDERGFFMESFHKQAFDELGIPSIYVQDNYSRSKKGVLRGIHYQDMSAPMGKLVRCTVGEIVDVAVDLRAGSPTFGKYVKEVLSDANNRLLYIPEGFGHAFLSLSDRTDVMYKCTGFYSPSSEGTVVWNDPQLGIDWGLEDPIVSDKDGKGKSLEQYLAEPAYVYKSS
- the cdd gene encoding cytidine deaminase, with amino-acid sequence MDSKELATIALNARAHARAPYSNFKVGAALLTKSGKVYTGSNVESSSYGLTICAERVALVKALSEGDDQFDSIAVVSETGASPCGACRQLLWDYTKDIPVYLSDGIGEITKYNLSDLLAHPFDDSQLPSTDG
- the udk gene encoding uridine kinase, which produces MADKGKEKPLLIGIAGGTGSGKTLVSNRIYEELGSNQVAIIEQDSYYRDHSDIPIDDRNNRNFDHPNAFDFELMRHQVEILMEGRAVKVPVYDYKTHTRKKQKRTVKDHVVIILEGILTLFDPGIRAMMDIKVYIDTPSDTRFIRRLNRDTNERGRDIDSVVKQYQESVRPMHEQFVEPTKAYADIIIPGGGYNNVAVDLLKTKVSALLTERMNSVKKSGK
- a CDS encoding thymidine kinase; this translates as MHTPQSGRGTIEAICGGMFSGKTEELIRRIRRAQIAKLKVAIFKPEIDDRFSPDHLVSHSQWKIPSIAVKEPSEIIEKGMEADVLGIDEVQFFDRGIVKVIDELANSGKRVIVAGLDQDFRGVPYEPMPQIMAIAEYVDKILAVCMVCGQPANKTQRLTSQTEKVVIGANEAYEARCRECYEPPPEVS
- a CDS encoding NupC/NupG family nucleoside CNT transporter, which produces MRFVSLFGLLVFIGIAFLMSNNKSKIRPRIILWGLGLQLLFASIILGNPISIWNVTLSVSFSGMYLFLSLILMYAFKDEINQKSDRNAQLIHTALILLGSGLYAFLLYKFARFGMTTIVLGISFIAIFILRFIKKTEYQKYLVSSFLISSWVFLLTNNLDGKTVFKMLSAKVNTFLKLADLGSAFLFGNLIDPKYYDTFGFQFAFAVLPTIIFFAAFLSILYHLGVMQVIVGGMAKFMRWTMGTSGAETLSCSANVFVGQTESPLLIKPFLNGMTVSELATVMIGGFATIAGGVLAGYIRMGIDPGHLIAASVMSAPAALVIGKIIYPETEHSETAGDVEIPRTKTSVNLLDAATAGVTDGLKLAVNVGAMLLAFIALIGLVDLILNFMDGLIDGRLLGGTYQTYTGSGGFSPVNGEYLGLFPGSLKTLFGTLLRPLAWTMGVAWNEADKVGNLLGVKIALNEFVAYAQLGSHVSVGDLSERSLIISTYALCGFANFSSIGIQIGGISAIAPGRRSDLAKIGLKAMFGGALASWMTATIAGVLI
- a CDS encoding adenylate kinase; protein product: MRMVLLGPPGSGKGTQAQLLVEKFGVPQISTGDILRDNIAKKNELGIFADRLLKKGELVPDDLILSMIETILDGDNARSGFIFDGFPRTIPQAEGLDDLLEQRDIGIDYVISFEILEDEVVNRLSARWSCPNCGSLFNTLSHPPSETGICDNCGSELQQRDDDRPDTIRHRLSVYSRQTEPLVEYYKKKGNLTIISAGGGPQTVFDRIIETISKDDL
- a CDS encoding dephospho-CoA kinase, yielding MTIIGVTGGMGSGKTLVSSMLGKLGAKVIEADKVAKGLYAAEPDLKRDIIEAFGMGILDESGEVSFKRLAAEAFKDKSTTATLNKITHPYIREAIRQLIIDHSMTENIIAVDAALLFEGELLYTVDYIIAVTAPEDGRIDRIVKSGRFTEDEVRRRMKYQLPDEEKAALSDFVIANTGTIEELERKVKDVFNQIKNPPDF